In Odocoileus virginianus isolate 20LAN1187 ecotype Illinois chromosome 5, Ovbor_1.2, whole genome shotgun sequence, a single window of DNA contains:
- the TMEM79 gene encoding transmembrane protein 79 produces the protein MTPGFLVEGVEGNPETLALLEVKGPEALEKSPPQALVPNGRKLEGEDGVESLGAESSRVGSSAESPTAREGTEDGLDSTVSEAATLPWGTGPQPSAPFPDPPGWRNIEPEPPESEPPTKLEELPEDEASLLPEKAARAFVPIDLQCIERRPQEDLVVCCEASESEHRRTFLPSRATHPEPPECKWAEAVVKPPGPSCGGCGGCGGREVLRAVASVGAALILFPCLLYGAYAFLPFDAPRLPTMSSRLIYTLRCGVFATFPIVLGILVYGLSLLCFSALRPFGEPRREVEIHRRYVAQSVQLFILYFFNLAVLSTYLPQDTLKLLPLLTGLFAISRLIYWLTFAVGRSFRGFGYGLTFLPLLSMLMWNFYYMFVVEPERMLTASESRLDYPDHARSASDYRPRSRG, from the exons ATGACCCCAGGGTTTTTGGTGGAGGGGGTAGAAGGC AACCCTGAGACCCTGGCCCTGCTGGAAGTGAAGGGGCCTGAGGCCCTGGAGAAGAGCCCACCCCAGGCCTTGGTCCCCAATGGCCGGAAGCTGGAAGGGGAAGATGGGGTTGAGTCCCTTGGAGCTGAGTCCTCTAGAGTGGGGTCTTCGGCTGAGTCTCCCACAGCCAGAGAGGGGACCGAGGATGGTCTAGACAGCACAGTAAGTGAGGCTGCCACTTTGCCTTGGGGAACTGGCCCCCAGCCCAGTGCCCCGTTCCCAGATCCCCCCGGCTGGAGGAACATTGAGCCTGAGCCCCCTGAGTCAGAGCCACCCACCAAACTAGAGGAGTTGCCCGAAGATGAAGCCAGCCTGCTGCCCGAGAAGGCAGCCCGGGCCTTCGTGCCCATCGACCTACAGTGCATTGAGCGGCGGCCCCAGGAGGACCTCGTCGTGTGCTGTGAGGCCAGCGAGAGCGAGCACCGCCGGACCTTCCTGCCTTCCCGGGCCACCCACCCCGAGCCCCCGGAGTGCAAGTGGGCCGAAGCAGTGGTGAAGCCACCTGGCCCCTCCTGTGGGGGCTGTGGGGGCTGTGGGGGCCGAGAGGTGCTGAGAGCCGTGGCCTCGGTGGGAGCCGCCCTCATCCTCTTCCCCTGCCTGCTTTACGGGGCATACGCCTTCCTGCCCTTCGATGCCCCACGCCTGCCCACCATGAGCTCCCGCCTCATCTACACCTTGCGCTGTGGGGTCTTCGCCACCTTCCCCATTGTACTGG ggatcctgGTGTACGGGCTGAGCCTGTTGTGCTTTTCTGCCCTTCGACCCTTTGGGGAGCCACGGCGGGAGGTGGAGATCCACCGGCGGTATGTGGCCCAGTCGGTCCAGCTCTTCATCCTCTACTTCTTCAACCTGGCCGTGCTTTCCACCTACCTGCCTCAAGATACCCTCAAACTGCTCCCTCTACTCACTGGTCTCTTTGCCATCTCCCG GCTCATATACTGGCTGACCTTCGCTGTGGGCCGCTCCTTCCGAGGCTTTGGCTACGGCCTGACGTTCCTGCCCCTGCTGTCCATGCTGATGTGGAACTTCTACTACATGTTCGTGGTGGAACCTGAACGCATGCTCACTGCCTCTGAGAGCCGCCTGGACTACCCTGACCATGCCCGCTCAGCCTCAGACTACAGGCCCCGCTCCCGGGGCTGA
- the GLMP gene encoding glycosylated lysosomal membrane protein, with the protein MSSYEKPRRGWGYCAPSPVLLLSLLTAAPLGLLGEETRQVSLKVISNWPDFSQNLLHIQAVGTNSTLHYVWSSLGPPAVLLVATNTPNSTLSVNWSLLLSSDPDGGLMVLPKKSIQFSSALVFTRLFEFDSTNMSDAASRPPGKSYPPYSLANFSWNNITDSLDPTTLSATFRGHPVHDPTGAFANGSLAFKVQAFSTSGRPAQPPRLLHSADTCQLEVALAGVSPRGNRSLFGLEIATLGPGPGCPSMQEQHSIDDEYAPAVFQLDQLLWSSLPSGFMQWRPVAFSQKQGSRESAMPCQSSPLYPTLAYLLPQSPIVRAFFKTQNNFCAFNLTFGASTGPGYWDQHYLSWSMLLGVGTPPVDALSPLILGIVAVALGAPALMLLAGGLFLLLGHKRYSEYQSIN; encoded by the exons ATGAGCAGCTATGAAAAGCCTAGACGGGGTTGGGGGTACTGTGCCCCCAGCCCCGTGCTCCTTCTGAGTCTCCTGACGGCAGCTCCACTTGGCCTGCTGGGGGAGGAGACCCGCCAG GTGTCTCTGAAGGTCATCTCTAACTGGCCGGACTTTTCCCAGAACCTGCTTCATATTCAGGCAGTGGGTACCAACTCCACGCTGCACTACGTGTGGAGCAGCCTGGGTCCCCCAGCAGTGTTGTTGGTGGCCACCAACACCCCCAACAGCACCCTGAGTGTCAACTGGAGCCTCCTGCTCTCCTCTGATCCTGACGGGGGCCTGATGGTGCTCCCCAAGAAGAGCATCCAATTTTCTTCTGCCCTTGTCTTTACCAGG CTATTTGAGTTTGACAGCACCAACATGTCTGATGCGGCCTCAAGGCCTCCAGGAAAATCATATCCCCCGTACTCCTTGGCCAATTTCTCCTGGAacaacatcactgactcactggatcCTACCACCCTCAGCGCCACGTTTCGAGGCCACCCTGTTCACGACCCCACTGGGGCTTTTGCCAATGGCAGCCTGGCCTTCAAG GTCCAGGCCTTCTCCACATCTGGCCGACCAGCGCAACCCCCTCGCCTCCTGCACTCAGCGGACACCTGCCAGCTAGAGGTGGCCCTGGCTGGGGTCTCTCCCCGGGGAAACCGCTCCCTGTTTGGGCTGGAGATTGCCACCTTGGGCCCAGGCCCTGGCTGCCCCTCAATGCAGGAGCAGCACTCCATCGATGATGAGTATGCCCCTGCTGTCTTCCAG TTGGACCAGCTGCTATGGAGCTCCCTCCCATCAGGCTTCATGCAGTGGCGACCAGTGGCTTTCTCCCAGAAGCAGGGCAGCCGGGAATCAGCCATGCCCTGCCAATCTTCCCCGCTTTACCCCACCTTGGCATACCTTCTCCCCCAGTCACCCATTGTCCGAGCCTTCTTTAAGACCCAGAACAACTTCTGTGCCTTCAATCTGACATTTGGGGCTTCCACAGGCCCTGGCTACTGGGACCAACACTACCTCAGCTG GTCTATGCTCCTGGGTGTGGGCACCCCTCCAGTGGATGCCTTGTCCCCGCTAATCCTAGGCATCGTGGCAGTGGCCCTCGGTGCTCCAGCACTCATGCTGCTGGCAGGAGGCCTGTTTTTGCTGCTGGGCCACAAGCGGTACTCTGAATACCAGTCCATAAATTGA
- the CCT3 gene encoding T-complex protein 1 subunit gamma has translation MMGHRPVLVLSQNTKRESGRKVQSGNINAAKTIADIIRTCLGPKSMMKMLLDPMGGIVMTNDGNAILREIQVQHPAAKSMIEISRTQDEEVGDGTTSVIILAGEMLAVAEHFLEQQMHPTVVISAYRRALDDMIGTLKKISIPVDTSNRDTMLNIINSSITTKVISRWSSLACNIALDAVKTVQFEENGRKEIDIKKYARVEKIPGGIIEDSCVLRGVMINKDVTHPRMRRYIKNPRIVLLDSSLEYKKGESQTDIEITREEDFTRILQMEEEYIQQLCEDIIQLKPDVVITEKGISDLAQHYLMRANVTAIRRVRKTDNNRIARACGARIVSRPEELREEDVGTGAGLLEIKKIGDEYFTFITECKDPKACTILLRGASKEILSEVERNLQDAMQVCRNVLLDPQLVPGGGASEMAVAHALTEKSKAMTGVEQWPYRAVAQALEVIPRTLIQNCGASTIRLLTSLRAKHTQENCETWGVNGETGTLVDMKELGIWEPLAVKLQTYKTAVETAVLLLRIDDIVSGHKKKGDDQSRQGGAPDASQE, from the exons gCCAGAACACAAAGCGTGAATCTGGAAGAAAAGTTCAGTCTGGAAACATCAATGCTGCCAAG ACTATCGCAGATATCATCCGAACATGTTTGGGACCCAAGTCTATGATGAAG ATGCTTTTGGACCCCATGGGAGGCATTGTGATGACCAATGATGGCAATGCCATTCTTCGAGAG ATTCAAGTACAGCATCCAGCGGCCAAGTCCATGATTGAAATTAGCCGGACACAGGATGAAGAGGTTGGAGATGGGACCACATCAGTAATTATTCTTG CTGGAGAGATGCTGGCTGTGGCCGAGCACTTCCTGGAGCAGCAGATGCACCCGACAGTGGTGATCAGTGCTTACCGCCGGGCACTGGACGACATGATCGGCACCCTTAAGAAGATAAG tatCCCTGTTGACACCAGTAACCGAGATACGATGCTGAACATCATTAACAGCTCCATTACTACCAAAGTAATCAGTCGGTGGTCGTCTTTGGCTTGCAACATTGCCCTGGATGCTGTCAAAACTGTACAGTTTGAGGAGAATGGCCGGAAAGAGATTGACATCAAGAAATATGCAAGGGTAGAAAAG ATACCTGGGGGCATCATTGAAGACTCGTGTGTTTTACGTGGAGTCATGATTAACAAGGATGTGACCCATCCACGAATGCGACGCTATATCAAGAACCCTCGCATTGTGTTGCTGGATTCTTCTCTGGAATATAAGAAAGGAGAGAGCCAG ACTGACATTGAGATCACACGAGAGGAAGACTTCACCCGAATTCTCCAAATGGAAGAAGAGTACATTCAGCAGCTCTGTGAGGACATTATCCAGCTGAAGCCAGATGTGGTCATCACAGAGAAGGGCATCTCTG ATTTAGCTCAGCACTACCTCATGCGAGCAAATGTCACAGCCATCCGCAGAGTCCGGAAGACAGATAATAATCGCATTGCTAG AGCCTGTGGGGCCCGGATAGTCAGCCGGCCGGAGGAACTGAGAGAAGAGGATGTTGGAACAGGGGCAGGCCTGTTGGaaatcaagaaaattggagatgagTACTTTACATTCATCACTGAATGCAAAGACCCCAAGGCCTGCACAATTCTTCTCCGTGGGGCCAGCAAAGAGATTCTCTCG GAAGTAGAACGCAACCTCCAGGATGCCATGCAAGTGTGCCGCAATGTTCTTCTGGACCCTCAGCTGGTGCCAGGGGGTGGGGCTTCTGAGATGGCTGTGGCTCATGCCTTGACAGAAAAATCCAAAGCCATGACTGGTGTGGAACAGTGGCCATATCGGGCTGTTGCTCAAGCCCTAGAGGTCATCCCTCGCACCCTTATCCAGAACTGTGGAGCCAGCACCATCCGTCTACTTACCTCCCTTCGG GCCAAGCATACCCAGGAGAACTGTGAAACTTGGGGTGTAAATGGTGAGACAGGCACTTTGGTGGACATGAAAGAACTGGGCATCTGGGAACCATTGGCTGTCAAGCTGCAAACGTATAAGACAGCAGTAGAG ACGGCAGTTCTGCTGCTGCGGATTGATGACATCGTCTCAGGCCACAAAAAGAAGGGTGACGACCAGAGCCGGCAGGGTGGAGCTCCTGATGCTAGCCAGGAGTGA